In one window of Penaeus monodon isolate SGIC_2016 chromosome 36, NSTDA_Pmon_1, whole genome shotgun sequence DNA:
- the LOC119595558 gene encoding LOW QUALITY PROTEIN: uncharacterized protein LOC119595558 (The sequence of the model RefSeq protein was modified relative to this genomic sequence to represent the inferred CDS: deleted 2 bases in 1 codon) encodes MATKTKHYVNPETRQTYFTRGGTQITISKPQLINLLYQTAFFLPGKGSAEKTNTFSRLALLGNSSSYCNSMASRHACLNFLHIIAFMSTATLSSPEKPLLVNYMYSGNSLREYIGNSSFNYISKAGLPNRILISICWESQNPHCTVSATTREKTLGSLCHNATTRYIIKYNDESNCRCFRGNRWKGPRVYHDVFTDKTGPKWSITENRTRCKTSEFVQSEQETHSITVYVYKNKSIDIPVCTNGIIPYKGYMSNREAGVRYFYLEKEGVNITYPIFKCQLYSMAIKEKNLSQVIDEYNFSVSNGEETQVASLHNISIVVNQMKRERATTSTPLPTPEDPNHQSLSVLTDPSIISGTFASKASVGFVVLAFCAGQFGWTRH; translated from the exons ATGGCCACCAAGACAAAACATTATGTAAATCCAGAAACCAGGCAAACCTACTTCACCAGGGGGGGGACGCAAATCACAATTTCAAAACCACAGCTGA tTAATTTACTCTACCAAACTGCTTTCTTTCTTCCAGGAAAAGGATCAGCAGAGAAGACTAATACGTTCAGTCGATTAGCTTTGTTGGGCAACAGTTCCTCTTACTGCAACAGCATGGCCTCCAGACACGCTTGCCTCAACTTCTTGCAC atcATTGCATTTATGTCAACTGCCACACTCTCCAGTCCAGAGAAGCCCCTATTAGTGAATTACATGTACTCCGGCAACAGTCTCAGAGAGTACATAGGGAACAGCAGCTTCAACTATATATCAAAAGCAGGCCTTCCCAACAGAATCCTCATATCCATATGCTGGGAGTCACAGAATCCACACTGCACTGTGTCCGCAACGACAAGAGAGAAGACCCTCGGTTCTTTGTGTCACAACGCTACCACTCGGTACATCATCAAGTACAATGATGAATCC AACTGTAGATGCTTTAGGGGAAACAGGTGGAAGGGCCCGAGAGTGTATCATGATGTGTTCACCGACAAGACTGGACCTAAGTGGAGCATAACAGAAAATAGAACAAGGTGCAAAACATCAGAATTTGTCCAGAGTGAACAAGAAACCCACAGTATCACAGTTTACGTGTACAAGAATAAGTCCATAGACATACCAGTGTGCACAAACGGAATCATACCGTACAAGGGGTATATGTCTAATCGGGAAGCTGGCGTCAGATACTTTTACTTAGAAAAAGAAGGCGTTAACATAACATATCCTATATTCAAATGTCAATTGTATAGTATGGCCATTAAAGAGAAAAACCTGAGTCAAGTGATAGATGAGTATAATTTCTCGGTGTCTAACGGCGAAGAAACGCAAGTGGCTTCCCTGCATAATATATCTATCGTTGTAAATCAGATGAAACGGGAAAGGGCAACCACATCCACGCCATTACCCACACCTGAAGACCCAAATCACCAGAGTCTCAGTGTATTGACGGATCCCTCGATCATTTCTGGGACGTTTGCTTCCAAGGCTAGCGTCGGTTTTGTAGTGTTGGCGTTTTGTGCGGGGCAGTTTGGTTGGACTAGACATTGA
- the LOC119595559 gene encoding uncharacterized protein LOC119595559 (The sequence of the model RefSeq protein was modified relative to this genomic sequence to represent the inferred CDS: added 97 bases not found in genome assembly) produces MKEGKEKKKERKRERQRQTNSHRKSDLFNFYSGKGSAEKTNTFSRLALLGNSSSYCNSMASRHACLNFLHIIAFMSTATLSSPEKPLLVNYMYSGNSLREYIGNSSFNYISKAGLPNRILISICWESQNPHCTVSATTREKTLGSLCHNATTRYIIKYNDESNCRCFRGNRWKGPRVYHDVFTDKTGPKWSITENRTRCKTSEFVQSEQETHSITVYVYKNKSIDIPVCTNGIIPYKGYMSNREAGVRYFYLEKEGVNITYPIFKCQLYSMAIKEKNLSQVIDEYNFSVSNGEETQVASLHNISIVVNQMKRERATTSTPLPTPEDPNHQSLSVLTDPSIISGTFASKASVGFVVFGVLCGQFGWTRH; encoded by the exons GAAAAGGATCAGCAGAGAAGACTAATACGTTCAGTCGATTAGCTTTGTTGGGCAACAGTTCCTCTTACTGCAACAGCATGGCCTCCAGACACGCTTGCCTCAACTTCTTGCAC atcATTGCATTTATGTCAACTGCCACACTCTCCAGTCCAGAGAAGCCCCTATTAGTGAATTACATGTACTCCGGCAACAGTCTCAGAGAGTACATAGGGAACAGCAGCTTCAACTATATATCAAAAGCAGGCCTTCCCAACAGAATCCTCATATCCATATGCTGGGAGTCACAGAATCCACACTGCACTGTGTCCGCAACGACAAGAGAGAAGACCCTCGGTTCTTTGTGTCACAACGCTACCACTCGGTACATCATCAAGTACAATGATGAATCCAACTGTAGATGCTTTAGGGGAAACAGGTGGAAGGGCCCGAGAGTGTATCATGATGTGTTCACCGACAAGACTGGACCTAAGTGGAGCATAACAGAAAATAGAACAAGGTGCAAAACATCAGAATTTGTCCAGAGTGAACAAGAAACCCACAGTATCACAGTTTACGTGTACAAGAATAAGTCCATAGACATACCAGTGTGCACAAACGGAATCATACCGTACAAGGGGTATATGTCTAATCGGGAAGCTGGCGTCAGATACTTTTACTTAGAAAAAGAAGGCGTTAACATAACATATCCTATATTCAAATGTCAATTGTATAGTATGGCCATTAAAGAGAAAAACCTGAGTCAAGTGATAGATGAGTATAATTTCTCGGTGTCTAACGGCGAAGAAACGCAAGTGGCTTCCCTGCATAATATATCTATCGTTGTAAATCAGATGAAACGGGAAAGGGCAACCACATCCACGCCATTACCCACACCTGAAGACCCAAATCACCAGAGTCTCAGTGTATTGACGGATCCCTCGATCATTTCTGGGACGTTTGCTTCCAAGGCTAGCGTCGGTTTTGTAGTGTTTGGCGTTTTGTGCGGGCAGTTTGGTTGGACTAGACATTGA